A single genomic interval of Rosistilla ulvae harbors:
- a CDS encoding MFS transporter encodes MPPQSQGDPLKSNLIKRGFLSLLAAQFLGAMNDNVLKMLLTFMVIDGAWAGMLGDGGQGIVGICFTIPFILLSGYGGQIADRYSKREVTLWVKIAEVPIALIAMVGFYLGNLWITLLALVALTCQSSFFGPAKYGMIPELVDDTDLSRANGTINMMTNVAVIVGTLLGGVVADRYSPQDASLTPIQWLPGAALLVIAILGLISAVFMPRLEPGDRSMKFDWNPFATYLGSIQEMAQSRFLMVMMAWGYFYLLAGLALLILPEYTVVLGIDRTEASVLLGVMGVAIGVGCAVAGLISGHQINPKLVPIGAAGLVFFFLLLAFVPPTLPDQGPMVRVALSNTAGFVFGAGFFAGFYIIPLQSLLQKLSPDNERGRFLGTANALSFTFLTIASLMYWAIRPMFDDQPQRIFALCAAMMAAGAGFFLWRLRGTGILIGNRPTTAESPTAAEAAE; translated from the coding sequence TTGCCTCCCCAATCGCAAGGCGATCCGTTGAAGAGCAACCTAATAAAACGCGGCTTCTTGAGCCTGCTGGCTGCCCAGTTCCTGGGGGCCATGAACGACAACGTCTTGAAGATGTTGTTGACGTTTATGGTCATCGACGGTGCCTGGGCGGGGATGCTTGGCGACGGCGGCCAAGGAATCGTCGGCATCTGCTTCACGATTCCCTTCATTCTTCTGTCGGGATACGGCGGCCAAATCGCCGATCGCTATTCGAAGCGTGAAGTCACGCTGTGGGTCAAGATCGCCGAGGTCCCGATCGCGCTGATCGCGATGGTCGGCTTCTATCTGGGCAACCTTTGGATCACGCTGCTGGCGTTGGTCGCGCTGACCTGCCAGAGTTCCTTTTTTGGGCCAGCCAAATATGGCATGATCCCCGAACTTGTCGACGATACCGACCTCAGCCGCGCCAACGGCACGATCAACATGATGACCAACGTCGCCGTGATCGTCGGCACGCTGCTAGGCGGCGTTGTGGCCGATCGCTACAGCCCACAAGATGCATCACTGACGCCGATCCAGTGGCTGCCCGGTGCTGCGCTGCTGGTGATCGCGATCTTGGGACTGATCTCTGCGGTCTTCATGCCGCGGTTGGAACCGGGGGACCGATCGATGAAGTTCGACTGGAACCCCTTCGCGACCTACCTAGGTTCGATCCAAGAGATGGCTCAGTCTCGCTTTCTGATGGTGATGATGGCCTGGGGCTACTTCTATCTGCTGGCCGGGCTGGCGCTTTTGATCCTGCCCGAATATACGGTTGTGCTGGGGATCGATCGGACTGAAGCGAGCGTCCTGCTGGGCGTGATGGGAGTTGCGATCGGCGTCGGATGCGCGGTTGCCGGATTGATCTCCGGACACCAGATCAATCCGAAACTCGTCCCGATCGGCGCCGCCGGTCTTGTCTTCTTCTTCCTCCTGCTGGCCTTCGTTCCGCCAACGCTTCCCGACCAGGGACCGATGGTCCGCGTTGCGCTCAGCAACACCGCGGGCTTTGTCTTTGGTGCCGGCTTCTTCGCCGGTTTCTACATCATCCCGCTGCAGTCCCTGTTGCAGAAGCTCTCCCCCGACAATGAGCGCGGCCGATTCCTGGGAACCGCCAACGCGCTGTCGTTCACTTTCCTGACGATCGCGTCGTTGATGTATTGGGCGATCCGGCCGATGTTCGACGACCAACCGCAGCGGATCTTTGCCCTCTGCGCCGCGATGATGGCTGCCGGCGCCGGCTTCTTTTTATGGCGACTGCGCGGCACCGGAATCCTGATCGGCAACCGGCCGACAACTGCAGAATCGCCCACCGCAGCGGAAGCTGCTGAATAA
- the thiC gene encoding phosphomethylpyrimidine synthase ThiC — MKETQILAARAGETTPEMEFVAKREDLAIDLVRDEVAAGRMVIPANKVHVAGRLEPMAIGIASKCKINANIGNSAVTSNEGEELEKLHYAVHHGADTVMDLSTGKNIDQIRKSIIDASPVPIGTVPIYQMLEELGGNIEDMRAQHFLDMVEHQAKQGVDYMTIHCGVLLEHLHLTVNRVTGIVSRGGSLIAKWMMVHNKQNPLYDAFDDLCDIMRQYDVTWSLGDGLRPGSIADASDAAQFAELEVLGELTKRGQDRGTQVMVEGPGHIPMHEIEMNMKKQAELCNGAPFYVLGPLVTDIAPGYDHITSAIGAALAGWHGAAMLCYVTPKEHLGLPNKEDVKQGCVAYKIAAHSADLARGRKGVQDRDDALSKARFEFDWKEQFRLSLDPETAQRYHDETLPQETFKSAHFCSMCGPKYCSMKITEEIREMAKEKQLVELPTK, encoded by the coding sequence ATGAAAGAAACGCAAATTTTGGCGGCGCGCGCGGGCGAGACCACTCCCGAGATGGAGTTCGTTGCGAAGCGTGAAGATTTGGCGATCGATCTGGTACGCGACGAAGTGGCCGCCGGACGGATGGTGATCCCGGCCAACAAGGTGCACGTCGCCGGACGACTGGAACCGATGGCGATCGGGATCGCATCGAAGTGCAAGATCAACGCCAACATCGGCAACAGCGCGGTCACTAGCAACGAAGGCGAAGAGCTGGAGAAGCTGCACTACGCTGTGCATCATGGCGCCGACACGGTGATGGATCTGTCGACCGGCAAGAACATCGATCAAATCCGCAAATCGATCATCGACGCCTCGCCGGTTCCAATCGGAACCGTGCCGATCTACCAGATGCTCGAAGAACTCGGCGGCAACATCGAAGACATGCGTGCCCAGCACTTTCTGGACATGGTCGAACATCAAGCCAAGCAGGGCGTCGATTACATGACGATCCACTGTGGCGTGTTGTTGGAGCATCTGCACCTGACAGTCAACCGCGTGACCGGCATCGTCAGCCGCGGCGGTTCGCTGATCGCCAAGTGGATGATGGTTCACAACAAGCAAAATCCTTTGTATGACGCGTTCGACGATCTGTGCGACATCATGCGTCAATACGATGTGACGTGGTCGTTGGGCGACGGTCTTCGTCCCGGTTCGATCGCCGACGCGTCGGACGCGGCTCAGTTCGCCGAACTGGAAGTCCTCGGCGAATTGACCAAGCGAGGCCAAGATCGCGGCACTCAAGTGATGGTCGAAGGCCCAGGCCACATCCCGATGCACGAGATCGAGATGAACATGAAAAAGCAAGCTGAACTGTGCAACGGCGCTCCGTTCTACGTGCTTGGCCCGTTGGTCACCGACATCGCGCCCGGATACGACCACATCACCAGTGCGATCGGCGCGGCTTTGGCTGGCTGGCACGGCGCTGCCATGTTGTGCTACGTGACTCCCAAAGAGCACCTGGGTCTGCCGAACAAAGAGGACGTCAAGCAAGGTTGCGTGGCGTACAAGATCGCCGCTCACAGCGCCGACTTGGCTCGCGGACGCAAGGGCGTGCAAGATCGCGACGACGCGCTCAGCAAGGCTCGGTTCGAATTCGATTGGAAGGAACAGTTCCGTCTGTCGCTGGATCCCGAAACCGCGCAGCGTTACCACGACGAAACGCTTCCGCAAGAGACCTTCAAGAGCGCTCACTTCTGCAGCATGTGCGGACCGAAGTACTGCTCGATGAAGATCACCGAAGAGATCCGCGAGATGGCCAAGGAGAAGCAGTTGGTCGAACTGCCAACCAAGTAA
- the bioA gene encoding adenosylmethionine--8-amino-7-oxononanoate transaminase: protein MTTKNTYSNADIAHIDRTAVWHGFTQMAHYEPLVIERGEGNWLFDIEGRRLLDGASSLWCNLHGHNHPTINAAIRDQLGKIAHVTSLGMIGRTAVELTGRLVDVTPEGLNHVFYSSDGSSSVEAALKMAFQYWQQRENPQPQKTKYVAMGAAYHGDTTGGVSLGGVEHFHSLFGPLLFDVLRGPCPDTYRLPENVTPETACDHYFETFRELVTGQHQQIAAVVMEPLVQGAAGMIMHPEGFLRRVRDLTQELDILLICDEVATGFGRTGKMFACQHEQVSPDLMCIAKGLTGGYLPMAATLASDAIWNAFLGDLDQNKQFFHGHTYSGNPMAAAAGLASLDVFEEEQVLENLPAKIDHLQRCLQPLASHRHVGSIRQRGLMVGIELVEEKASKQPFPAGQTRGARVCRYALDRGVWIRPLGDVIVLMPPLSIQADEIETLVEAVRYGISQEFPGE, encoded by the coding sequence ATGACTACAAAAAACACCTATTCCAATGCGGATATCGCCCACATCGATCGCACCGCCGTCTGGCACGGCTTTACCCAGATGGCTCACTATGAGCCGCTGGTGATCGAGCGAGGTGAGGGAAACTGGCTGTTCGATATCGAAGGCCGCCGGTTGCTGGACGGCGCCAGCAGTCTGTGGTGCAACTTGCACGGCCACAATCACCCCACGATCAACGCAGCGATCCGCGACCAATTGGGCAAGATTGCCCACGTCACTTCCCTGGGCATGATCGGCCGCACCGCCGTCGAACTCACCGGCCGCCTAGTCGACGTCACTCCCGAAGGGCTGAACCACGTCTTCTACAGTTCCGACGGTTCGTCGTCGGTCGAAGCCGCTCTGAAGATGGCGTTTCAATATTGGCAGCAGCGAGAAAATCCGCAGCCACAAAAAACGAAATACGTCGCCATGGGGGCGGCTTACCACGGCGATACGACCGGCGGCGTCAGCCTCGGCGGCGTCGAACACTTTCATTCGCTCTTCGGTCCGCTGTTGTTCGACGTCTTGCGCGGCCCCTGTCCGGACACCTATCGGTTGCCCGAAAACGTGACGCCCGAAACGGCTTGCGATCACTATTTTGAAACCTTCCGCGAGCTCGTGACCGGGCAGCATCAACAGATCGCCGCCGTCGTGATGGAACCGCTGGTCCAAGGCGCCGCCGGAATGATCATGCATCCCGAGGGGTTCCTCCGCCGCGTCCGCGACCTGACTCAAGAGCTCGACATCCTGCTGATCTGCGACGAAGTAGCGACCGGGTTTGGCCGCACCGGAAAAATGTTCGCCTGCCAGCACGAACAGGTTTCGCCCGATCTGATGTGCATCGCCAAAGGACTCACCGGCGGCTACCTGCCGATGGCTGCCACGCTGGCCAGCGACGCTATCTGGAACGCATTCCTGGGGGACCTCGATCAGAACAAACAGTTCTTCCACGGACACACGTATTCCGGCAATCCGATGGCGGCTGCGGCAGGGTTGGCGTCGCTGGACGTCTTTGAAGAGGAGCAGGTACTGGAAAACCTGCCCGCCAAGATCGATCATTTGCAGCGTTGCCTGCAACCGCTGGCTTCCCATCGCCACGTCGGCAGCATTCGCCAACGCGGTTTGATGGTCGGAATCGAACTGGTCGAAGAAAAAGCTTCGAAGCAGCCGTTTCCGGCTGGGCAGACGCGCGGCGCCCGAGTCTGCCGCTACGCGTTGGATCGTGGAGTTTGGATTCGGCCGCTGGGAGATGTTATCGTATTGATGCCGCCGTTGAGCATTCAAGCCGACGAGATTGAAACGCTTGTCGAAGCGGTGCGATATGGAATCAGCCAAGAATTCCCAGGCGAATAG
- a CDS encoding carbohydrate porin, with the protein MTSTAQAGELAETYEAMQENGYSFTGNVTQFGFGVVGGGNDSLPDSLLYSGHGDYLLNVDASKFGLQDGLFFRLRAEHRFGEQLDPANTGSVMPPTIASHLPAETENLYITNLVVTQALSENFALFMGKFDTLDGDRNDFAHGRGVSQFSNLALVTNPAAIVGSPYSSLGAGFAILHDYEPLFVFTIMNPTDTTRTSGFDELFNNGALLTAGLRVPTNFFGKRGHQSFTALYSTQYFSELVPDPRATISKSGKPVTVTLTNKQEGTYAFLYNFDQYLYSDRQGRGFGLFGRVGVGDQSVNPLRLFLSAGIGGHNMLSRSRRNDSFGAGYYYLDATKDASLLTDIATATSEGLRDGQGLELYYNFNICSFMDLTFDYQLIGSASDSSYFEDPTSILGARLNIRL; encoded by the coding sequence GTGACATCGACGGCCCAAGCTGGCGAATTGGCAGAAACCTATGAGGCGATGCAGGAGAACGGATACAGCTTCACCGGCAATGTGACTCAATTTGGTTTCGGCGTGGTCGGCGGTGGCAACGACAGCCTGCCCGACTCGCTTCTCTACAGCGGTCACGGCGACTATCTGTTGAACGTCGACGCCAGCAAATTTGGTCTGCAAGATGGGCTGTTTTTTCGGTTGCGCGCCGAGCATCGCTTTGGCGAACAACTCGATCCGGCTAACACCGGGTCGGTCATGCCGCCGACGATCGCCAGTCATCTGCCGGCGGAGACCGAGAACCTCTACATCACGAATCTCGTCGTGACCCAGGCGCTGTCGGAGAACTTTGCCCTCTTCATGGGTAAGTTCGATACGCTCGATGGCGATCGCAACGACTTCGCCCACGGCCGCGGGGTCTCTCAGTTTTCGAACCTCGCGTTGGTCACCAACCCCGCCGCGATCGTCGGATCACCTTACTCCAGTCTAGGAGCCGGGTTTGCCATCTTGCACGATTACGAGCCACTGTTCGTGTTCACGATCATGAACCCGACCGACACGACGCGAACCAGCGGTTTTGATGAACTGTTTAACAATGGCGCGCTGCTGACCGCGGGTCTTCGCGTGCCGACCAACTTCTTTGGAAAACGTGGCCACCAATCGTTCACAGCGCTCTATTCGACTCAGTACTTCAGCGAACTGGTCCCCGACCCACGCGCGACGATCTCTAAATCAGGAAAGCCCGTCACAGTCACGCTAACAAACAAGCAAGAGGGCACGTACGCCTTCTTATATAACTTTGACCAGTACCTTTACAGCGACCGCCAAGGACGCGGATTTGGTCTGTTCGGACGCGTGGGCGTTGGAGACCAATCGGTGAACCCACTGCGTCTGTTCTTGAGCGCTGGTATCGGCGGTCACAACATGCTCTCGCGCAGCCGCCGCAACGATTCCTTTGGCGCTGGCTATTACTACCTCGACGCGACCAAAGATGCATCCCTGTTGACCGATATCGCTACCGCCACAAGTGAAGGCCTCCGCGACGGCCAAGGACTTGAACTGTACTACAACTTCAACATCTGTTCGTTCATGGATCTGACGTTCGACTACCAACTGATCGGCTCGGCCTCCGACTCTTCATACTTCGAGGACCCGACATCGATCCTCGGTGCAAGGTTGAACATTCGGCTGTAG
- a CDS encoding sigma-70 family RNA polymerase sigma factor: MNQSEDVDRLQQYAPYLTALARAQLSPRYRAKVGVSDIVQQSMIQAYQAIDDFRGTTDVELRAWLRQILARNLIHVDRDLHRDKRNIDRERSLEDRLGQSSLCLEKLLAGSDPTPSQNIATSERVVQLAAALETLPEAQREAVRMHYLEGKKLSEVAGLLDRSTGAVAGLLHRGLKALREGMRE; the protein is encoded by the coding sequence ATGAACCAATCCGAAGACGTCGATCGATTGCAGCAGTACGCGCCCTATCTGACAGCGTTGGCGCGAGCTCAGCTGAGTCCCCGTTACCGGGCCAAGGTTGGCGTTTCGGACATCGTGCAGCAATCGATGATCCAAGCCTACCAGGCGATCGACGACTTTCGCGGCACTACCGACGTCGAACTGCGAGCCTGGTTGCGGCAGATCCTTGCCCGCAACCTGATCCACGTCGATCGCGATCTGCATCGCGACAAGCGGAACATCGACCGCGAGCGTTCGCTGGAAGATCGGCTCGGCCAATCGTCGCTCTGCCTTGAAAAGCTGCTAGCGGGCAGCGATCCCACACCAAGTCAAAACATCGCCACCAGTGAACGCGTGGTGCAACTGGCCGCCGCTCTGGAAACGCTCCCCGAAGCACAACGTGAAGCGGTCCGGATGCACTACTTGGAAGGAAAGAAACTTTCGGAAGTCGCCGGCCTCTTGGATCGTTCCACCGGTGCCGTCGCCGGCCTCCTGCACCGCGGACTGAAAGCTCTCCGCGAAGGGATGCGAGAATAA
- a CDS encoding acyl-CoA desaturase yields MATVVDDAFDLAEQTGIDAGEVAKSKKQKAANLSREERTIVNTYSIIWLVAAHVGAIFAIWTFTWPALIAMVTLHWITGGLGICLGYHRYLTHTGFQSHRWVKYMFAVIGSLAGEGSPLDWVADHRKHHAESDQPGDPHSPNDGAWWSHMFWLAYSTHDGDREAYFKRWIPDLAADRGMRFIEKMFLPLNFALGVALAVGGYLYGGSEMAISMVVWGMFLRLVFVLHSTWLVNSASHMWGYRNYETTDKSRNNWWVALVTYGEGWHNNHHAYPRMAKHGHKWWEIDLTFMAIRAMQKIGLIWKVVDYRNVAEKNAKSAK; encoded by the coding sequence ATGGCAACCGTAGTCGACGACGCCTTTGACCTAGCAGAACAGACCGGCATCGATGCTGGTGAAGTCGCAAAAAGCAAAAAGCAAAAGGCAGCGAACCTTTCGCGAGAAGAGCGAACGATCGTCAATACGTATTCGATTATCTGGCTTGTTGCGGCCCACGTCGGTGCGATCTTCGCGATCTGGACCTTCACCTGGCCTGCGTTGATCGCCATGGTTACCCTCCACTGGATCACCGGCGGCCTGGGAATCTGCCTCGGCTACCATCGCTACCTGACCCATACAGGTTTCCAATCGCACCGCTGGGTCAAATATATGTTTGCCGTGATTGGCAGCTTGGCTGGCGAAGGCTCGCCCCTGGACTGGGTCGCCGACCATCGCAAGCATCACGCCGAGAGCGATCAGCCGGGCGATCCCCACTCGCCCAACGACGGGGCGTGGTGGAGTCACATGTTCTGGCTGGCCTACAGCACTCACGACGGCGACCGCGAAGCCTACTTCAAGCGTTGGATTCCCGATTTGGCGGCCGATCGCGGGATGCGATTTATCGAAAAGATGTTCCTGCCACTGAACTTCGCCTTGGGCGTCGCTTTGGCTGTTGGCGGCTACCTTTACGGCGGCAGCGAGATGGCGATCTCGATGGTCGTCTGGGGCATGTTCCTGCGACTCGTCTTCGTCCTGCATTCGACTTGGCTCGTGAATTCAGCGAGTCACATGTGGGGCTATCGCAACTACGAAACGACCGACAAGAGCCGCAACAACTGGTGGGTCGCTTTGGTCACCTACGGCGAAGGCTGGCACAACAACCACCACGCTTATCCACGCATGGCGAAGCACGGCCACAAATGGTGGGAGATCGACCTGACCTTCATGGCGATCCGCGCGATGCAAAAAATCGGCCTGATCTGGAAAGTCGTCGATTACCGCAACGTCGCGGAAAAGAATGCGAAGTCGGCCAAATAA
- a CDS encoding DUF1570 domain-containing protein gives MLRNRNLNVWTLLGVTWMLIFTTLLAGKVVAADHVTFVQGGQTFKVCGEALLEAQDGGLLFQANDGQIWTIQPEEIKDRKQDSMPVEIPSPEVAVAELVATLGSEFRVMQTAHYVVVSNADAPFVEYCAGLFEKLYKGFYAFWKNNGWDLPEPRFPLVALVFEDKASFQRYARPEAGDAAESIIGYYNLQTNRMTTYDIGEGAGVRAGGFLVDRNIATLVHEATHQLAYNCGLQKRYADNPYWVSEGMAVFFESPDLKRGDGWREIGRINEVNRLRFAQYLPQRPADSLVTLLQDDSRLTNSATASFAYAEAWALTYFLLKTKPKQYVAYLKQLSEGEYLESLGPRERLQMFRDAFGDLQKLDRQFIAYTRRFVLRR, from the coding sequence TGATCTTCACGACGCTGCTCGCGGGCAAGGTTGTTGCGGCGGACCACGTGACGTTTGTGCAAGGGGGACAAACGTTTAAGGTTTGTGGCGAAGCGTTGTTGGAAGCTCAGGATGGCGGGTTGTTGTTTCAGGCCAACGATGGCCAGATTTGGACGATTCAGCCCGAGGAGATTAAAGACCGCAAGCAGGATTCGATGCCTGTCGAGATCCCCAGCCCCGAGGTGGCCGTTGCCGAATTGGTCGCGACCCTTGGCAGCGAATTTCGCGTCATGCAAACCGCTCACTACGTCGTCGTCTCCAACGCCGACGCTCCGTTTGTCGAATACTGTGCCGGGTTGTTCGAGAAGCTGTACAAAGGCTTTTATGCGTTCTGGAAGAACAACGGTTGGGATCTGCCCGAGCCGCGGTTTCCTTTGGTCGCGTTGGTCTTCGAGGACAAAGCTAGTTTTCAACGCTACGCTCGTCCCGAAGCGGGGGACGCCGCGGAATCGATCATCGGTTACTACAACTTACAAACCAACCGGATGACGACCTACGACATCGGCGAGGGAGCCGGGGTGCGAGCTGGCGGCTTCTTGGTCGACCGCAACATCGCCACATTGGTCCACGAAGCGACGCATCAGTTGGCTTACAATTGCGGCCTGCAAAAACGTTACGCCGACAATCCTTATTGGGTCAGCGAAGGGATGGCGGTCTTCTTTGAGTCGCCCGACCTGAAGCGCGGCGATGGGTGGCGCGAGATCGGCCGGATCAACGAAGTCAATCGTTTGCGGTTCGCCCAATATCTGCCTCAGCGGCCAGCCGATTCGTTGGTCACGCTGCTGCAAGATGACAGCCGGTTGACCAATTCGGCAACCGCTTCGTTTGCCTATGCCGAAGCCTGGGCGTTGACCTACTTTTTGCTGAAGACCAAACCGAAGCAGTACGTCGCCTATCTGAAGCAGCTGAGCGAAGGGGAGTACTTGGAATCGCTGGGGCCACGCGAACGGTTGCAGATGTTCCGAGATGCGTTTGGCGACCTGCAAAAGCTCGACCGCCAATTCATCGCCTACACCCGGCGGTTTGTACTGCGGCGATAG
- a CDS encoding c-type cytochrome gives MQVKLFFILIVAVSMTAARADDPTTRVAAAAPNDATLETAAAERGYRFLTEKAYLSPDFHQSDFDALWEVWPPELRAQAADATVEQRRQMAFERYGLTKRPNDDSGRPLQYVVDDAGNWTMNCFSCHGGTVYGQVVPGAPNNAFGLQTLSEEMRKVKFRRGKRLTRMELGSAVLPLGTTHGTSNAVIFGIALMNYRDKDLNLVLDRQPPPMLHHDLDAPPWWNLHKKDFVYIDGFARLSHRGLMQFMLSRGNGPERFREWESDFKDVLTYVQGLRPPKYQGSIDDKLAQQGHVVFNQTCAECHGTYGDGGEYPNRRIALDDIGTDPIRLLALPTIAKEKYVESWFSDYGRDGSYAESTGYVAPPLDGIWASAPYLHNGSVPTLWHLLHPEQRPKIWRRTATEIDAQRVGLQIEQVDRVPLTQTDWAIRRTYFDTQQVGKSASGHDYPSKLSEAERTAVLEYLKTL, from the coding sequence ATGCAAGTCAAACTGTTTTTCATCTTGATTGTCGCCGTCTCGATGACAGCTGCGCGTGCCGACGATCCAACGACTCGCGTCGCCGCAGCTGCGCCGAACGATGCAACTTTGGAAACCGCCGCGGCGGAGCGTGGGTACCGATTCCTGACGGAAAAAGCTTACCTGTCCCCCGATTTTCATCAGTCCGATTTCGATGCGTTGTGGGAGGTCTGGCCGCCCGAACTGCGAGCCCAAGCGGCCGACGCGACTGTCGAGCAACGGCGGCAGATGGCGTTTGAACGCTATGGTCTGACCAAGCGTCCCAACGACGATAGCGGCCGACCGCTGCAATACGTCGTCGATGACGCGGGCAACTGGACGATGAATTGCTTCTCATGTCACGGCGGAACGGTTTACGGCCAAGTCGTTCCCGGAGCACCTAACAACGCATTCGGCCTGCAGACACTCAGCGAAGAGATGCGGAAGGTGAAGTTTCGCAGGGGCAAACGACTTACGCGGATGGAATTGGGATCGGCGGTGCTGCCCCTGGGGACCACACACGGGACCAGCAACGCCGTCATCTTTGGAATCGCGTTGATGAACTATCGCGACAAAGATCTGAATCTTGTGTTGGATCGCCAACCACCGCCGATGTTGCATCACGATCTCGACGCGCCACCGTGGTGGAACTTACATAAAAAGGACTTTGTCTATATCGATGGTTTTGCGCGGCTGAGTCATCGTGGGCTGATGCAGTTCATGCTGAGCCGAGGGAATGGGCCGGAGCGGTTCAGGGAATGGGAATCGGATTTCAAGGATGTACTCACCTACGTGCAGGGCCTTCGTCCGCCGAAGTATCAAGGTTCGATCGACGACAAATTGGCTCAACAGGGCCATGTCGTTTTCAATCAAACCTGTGCAGAATGCCACGGAACGTACGGCGACGGAGGCGAATACCCGAACCGCCGGATTGCCCTGGACGACATTGGCACCGATCCGATTCGGCTGCTCGCCTTGCCAACGATAGCCAAAGAAAAGTACGTCGAGAGCTGGTTCAGCGATTACGGCCGCGATGGTTCGTATGCAGAATCGACCGGATACGTCGCGCCGCCGCTTGACGGCATCTGGGCGAGTGCCCCCTATCTGCACAACGGAAGCGTTCCGACGCTTTGGCATTTGCTGCATCCCGAGCAACGCCCCAAGATCTGGCGGCGAACGGCAACAGAGATCGACGCACAGCGCGTTGGTTTGCAGATCGAACAGGTCGATCGAGTTCCGCTGACGCAGACCGACTGGGCAATCCGCCGGACCTATTTTGATACGCAGCAGGTGGGTAAAAGTGCCTCCGGCCACGACTACCCCAGCAAACTCTCCGAAGCCGAGCGGACGGCAGTGCTGGAGTATCTCAAGACGCTGTAG